ACTGTAAAATGTAAAGCAAGTAAAATTGATCAAGCCCAAAAAGGTAGACACACAGATAAGAAAATAAGCCatccttctctttgtttcaacACGAGTCGTCCCCATCTGAGACTAGCTTTATATGATTTAAACTAGGTAGATGCCCTTTCCACAATGCAATTTTTGCAAGCAGAATAAAATTATTCTAAATTGTTCAGTCTTACTGTAAGTATGGTTTtttattttgaagaaaaaaatattaaaagtaaACTGCCGGCCATACAAGATCAGAGTTCACATGTATCAAGAATAAGAGCTAAAATACAATTCAGTGGAAATGTCAACTTAAGAAAGAAACATGTTTGCAAATTGCAAGGGTCCAAAACATCATAGAAGCAGGCAAGTCCAAAACAGGTACCTGCTAACAACCATCTCCTCACCGACCCCTGTGGCCAAACACAACGAACCAGCAACTCTAGTTGCCATTTTCTCAAGGGGAAGGGTGATCATCGGTAGACCAGCCCAGAGTACATCTGTTCCAGTGGTATGTGCATTACAGAGTGGCCTAtgagaaaaaagaaacaaaattcaTCAGTATGAGTTGAACGGACACAGAATACTGAAAAGGAAAGATGCAACAAAGTTTGTAGTGTTCTAACGTGTCGAGGCAAAGATCTGCCAAGGAGCTGCGTCTGATGTGCTCTTGTTTCATTGCAACATCTGTAAAAATAATTTGATCTGGCTGCACACCTTGTGCAGCAGCATctggaaaaaaaataaaacactATTAAGGATATTCCCCATACATAGAATAATGTTTTAAAAGCCTCATCAGACAAAGCTTATAGTAATAGAAGTTATGTGAAAGGGATACATACGTGCACGAACCCTCATCTCTCCTGCAGCTGGAAATCTGAGAAGCCAAAGAGCACTGTTTGGTACACGCTTAAGAATATTGCACCTGCAACATCGAACTCGAGACTATAGCACAACTGGACATAGAGAACAGTATACCAACAACAAAGGCATCTGAATACTACCATGTCTTAAAAATCTCAGGATCCATCTTGTAGAGCTGATTAAAACAAGCAAAAATGAACTTGTCCTCTGGCAGCCCATAATCCGAGCGTCTGGGTTGGCAGCTTGGATCTAACACGTCAAGGTTTCTCTAGACAGTGGCAAGAAACCCATCAACATTTCAAAAGAGAGATATTACAAATAATTCAAGATAGGAATCTCAGAAGTTTGAGCTCAAGAACTTACTTGCTTATAATCATTGACAAAATAACAATGGGGGAGATGGACAAGCTTCTCTGAGTAAATATGTGAGTACCGCGTAGGTGATACAAACTACCAAGTATAAAGGAGAAGCAATGTCAAAGACAAGAAAGAAGGGAAAACAAAGTGAAGTCTAAATGTGTGAGTACTGTGTAGTTGAAATAAACTGGCATGTGTACAACAAAAGCATGTCAAGAACATAATATACCTCATCAGAAACCAAATAATGTATGTAGTTAGCTCCAGTAGTTCCAGGGAACCCCATATATGAAACCTGGATGGGAGCAGGCTGCATTGCAAAGATCTCATTTCGGGCTCCCTACAAAACATAAATAGAAGATTAAAGATGAGCAATGCCAGAATTGTTACCTTTCtctaaaaacaaaacaaaaacaaaagagaTGAGCAATGTCAGATAATTACCAAAACTTATCAGCCTAGAATGCAAAGCAATGCACCAGCAGATAATTTTAGCAACGGAAAAGGTGAAAGAAGTAATACTTCAGTGATGCTCAAAACAATAAATACAAGGTCTTATGGCAACAAAAGTAAAGCACATGAGACTGTCCAGAATTTCTGTAGTTAGGCAATGACAAAATGTGAGATAACATTTTCCAAATACTCATAGCCCGAGGTCATGCTTATCCAAGTTTGATCCTGATCTTCACATTTCAGAAGAATATTCCCAACAAATATCGTTCCACTTTTATTCCTTTTCTTCTTTACCAAGTTGCATTCACAAATAAATGAATATCAGCTACAGAATAAGAAAATGATCCCATTAAGATTAACAAGGTTAGGAACCGATATCTTACCTTTGTATAACCGTTGAGATTGATTAAGATCTGTATTTGATCCTCATTAATCATCCTAGCTATCACATCGGATGTCAAGGACGATACATCAATAAAATGCTCTGCTTCTGACTGGATGCGGAGTCTCCACTCAGTGCCATCATTTGGACTCAAAGCATAGCAGAACACCTGGAAATAAGAGTCTTTGTAGAATTAGCAGGAAACAGGAAGGGTGGATCCGTAATAGCACCAATGAATGATAAATTGTCCAAACCTCAACATTTTCTCTATCGTGCATGCCGAACACTGAACCCATCAGATGTGATAATGGGTGGTTGCCAAAATCACTACTCACGTATCTAGACGCATTTAAAAAATCTCATTATACAGTAACAGTAGTGTTCGAGGAAGATGGAAGCAAGTAGAGAGCTGGTCAGAGACTTACCCAACCCTAAGCCGACCACTCCTGCCACCACCCTTTATTGGCAATGGAGGAGGATGACTGAAAGGAGGAAGTGAGAAGCGAGCTGCAATTACAGAGCAGTGCTGGGCATACTTGCAACTGTATAATCAAAGGAGAGGGTTAGTTACAAAATCTATATCATTCTTTTGCATAGGATCCAAAAGAAAATTGCTCACCTGATCTCTAGAGCTAGCAGTGGATCGAGAGGGTAAGCAATTGCATGGAAAGGCTGCACACTTGGGATAACTGACATCTAAGATAACGTTGCAATGGAGCAAATAATCAAGGAAAACAGGAATCAGTACCACAGGGATCAACATATGGCTTACAACACCAACATCTATGACTGAATGAGAGGCTGAAATACCTTAATCTGTTTTCTCAGGATCCCCTCAACTTCAATAAACATCTTCTCTCGATCATCCCAATCACAGACACACTAGGAAGTATGAAGTCAAACATAATGAGTATGCTAGAAAAAAGAATACCAATGTCTTATGAAGCTAACTAGTGTTCCTCATGCACGAGATGCGCATGGAAATTACCTTAAGTTAACTACAACACTAGGTACTAGACTTATCTTAAGCATTTCCTCCGAAACTAGTAAATTGGCATCAGAGGTAGAATGAGCACAAGACAGATCAAACAGGCTCAACATAAAGCTTCATAAGAACTGAGGAAAAAAGAGCACGGCATGAAACTGTCATCTATATAAACAAAGTAGTTCAGTGTTTGACAACTATCTTCAAGCACAGTCCATTAACAGATATATTATCTTATGAGCTTAACATTTGCAGGTAAAGTTTATCAAGCTGACACAAGGTAAGAAATATACATGCTCTTTGATAAACCTGGCCTACGAAAACATTGGTAACTAATGGGTGAAGATACCTGTAACGTGTGAAGAAGATTACAAGTTGCTTCTGGGAAGTCAGGACGTAGCATCAGAGCTTGTCTATAGCTTTTTATAGCTGCTTCCACATTTCCACTACAGAAGATTTAACAAAAGCATTACAACCAAGCAAAATGGACATATACAAATGTGTGAGAAAGGACTATCAACTGTTTGCAGCTTGTGAACTACAATGAACCTGTCCTTGTAAGATGAGGCCAAATTTGCATGAGCCTCCGCCATATTTGGTCTAATAGTAATGGCTCGCATATAGTCCTGAATAGCTTCATTAACTCTACCAATCTCCTTGTATGTGTTACCTCTATTGACTAGTCCATCAGCTGATATGGGATCAATCCTGAGTACCTCATTGTAGCAAGATATGGCCTCTGCATAGTTACCCTATAATTTACCAAAAGAAATTATCATTTGTCTGGTCAAAATCCTGACAGGAGAACTCCCTAATTTGCCAAGAGAATAATCCCCTCTAGCTATCTTTCCAACCGCATACAACCCTTCAAACAGCTTTTCTTTCACAGGCATGAAAATTAATCATTCTTCAAGAATCACATAAAAACATGTACCTGCTGCTTGTATATTATGGCTAAATTGTTAAAAGGAGCTGAAAGCCCAGTTGTCACAGCTAAAGTTGCCTTGTAACACTGTGCAGCGGCACTTGACATGTTCCTGCAGAATTAGGAATGACAACTCTGAAAATCACTTGATTTGAGTGCTTCCTCACTTCCATATCCCCAAAAAGGGagtaaaaacaaaagaaaataattatgCAATTAAGCACACCCTACCACTCCATATAAATGTTTCCAAGATTAGTCAGTGCTTGAGGATGGTTAGGTTGAAGTGAGAGGCATTGCTGCATGCACCAACCGGAAAGATTACTAAAATAGCAAAATAGAGAAAAATGAAAGCAAACATCCATCCAAAAGTGAATATAACTTACACGATAGCAATGAATTGCTTCCTCAACCCTACCAGCATCTTTCAAAGCATTACCCTAAAAGCAACAGAGTGGGAAGAATGGATAATTAATACCCAAAGAAATTAATTTTTTACTGCAAAACTATGCAGAAGATGAAATAAAGGCCCACCAGATTGTTATATGCCTCCAAGAATCCAGCATCACAGGTAATAGCTCTCCTATAATTAAGCATGGCCATTTCCAGGTTACCTTGTTCATAGTACACAGTAGCTAAGTTGCCTGCACATTTTTTACATAGCTAATGATCAATCCCATCACGGAGCACTAGTAACCTATGGATTGTTTGCCCCAAAGATAAAGAAGAATTCAGTTGTAGGCTTATATGACTTGTTTTAGAAAAAATGAGAAGCACCACCAATGCAATAACATCTCAATTTTTGTCCTTTTGAGAGCTGTTGACAGTTATCACCAAGATCCCtccctccttttttttttttttttgggggggggggggggggggggggggggggagctaaTTGTTAGGTAGCTTCAAGCTTATATGATTTTCATGCTACTTTATCCTTCACCTCAATTACAACAGAGCATCAACTACATGGGAAAAATGGAAACTCGAGGTTTTAGCATATTGACAAAATGACTGCAATGCTCAAGATGAAAGCAATATGATTTATCCCCAAGAAAAAAGAGGCAAGCAGTATGATGTGATCATTCCGTGCAAAGACGTCGACAAATACATTTACTAAAAGAAAAGACATCTATACATACAGATGAGTATTGTACAAATGAACTTCACCCTAAGCAACTTCATAGCAATTGATATGAAGCTAAGACCGAGAAAGGAGCACTTACCAAAAGCCATTGCATAGTCTGGTCGCACAAGGAGAGCACGCTGGTAACACATAATGGCCTCCTGCAGCATTCCCAGAGCCTGGAAAATGCAAGGAAGAAACACATGTCCCAAATTCTTACCCCGGCACTTGCACCACAGACCATATTAGCACAAAGCAGAAGGTCTTACCTTATACACGTTTCCCATGTTCAAATATGCATCTGAGAAATTTGGTTTTAGCTTCACGGCTTCCTGGATATGAAAAGGTTGAATCACAAAAATAGTGAGTAAACTTAATAGCCAAAACAAATCCAAAACTCTGGATTTAATAACGTAATATGCGAAATGATTTAAGGTATTCCATACCTTGTAGTACTGTAATGCCCTGTTAAGATCACCTGCATCCATGAAGAGGCTAGCAAGATTGGACCATGCAACGGAAAATGTAGGTTGTATACGTAGTGCCTCCACATAACAATTGTATGCCTAAAACAAAACCAATAATCAAGACCACAGAAATCAATCAGCATAACAGCCAGCAAAGCGTAGTAAACAGAAACGCACATGAGATGCACCTCAAGACTGAAAGATCTGTTAAAGAATAATAAAATTCGATAATGCATGAGTATACCTAACTCAGACATATGTGTAGACAATGTACAAAGTTAACGTACACAACCATCCCAAAACCACACGTaaaatgtatgtatgtatgtatgtatgtatatatatatatataaaaggtaAGAAAGTCTCAGTATTTTACCTCTTGCACTAACCCTTGTGCTTTCATCAGATTCCCAAGATTGCTATGTGCATCAACCTAGAAAGAACACAAGTGAgttaagaaacaaacatataagGACGCAAATCATCTGAACTGTTAAAAAGAAGCCAAAAAAAATAGGTAATCTCGAATACCAGACGAGGATTTAAAGCTAGCGCCTGACGGCAACATTGGGCTGCCTCACTCAGCCTTCCTTTCCTCATATATGCACCAGCTAGATTTGACCAAGCGTCAGCAAAATTGGGACGCAGCTGCAACACAAATTTTGACTTAGATTATGTCATCCAACAATAATGAACCATAAGTATTTCATAGAAAATACCTTTACTGTATTACTATATCAAGGTTTTAATGTACCAAAAGCCAAACTTGCAAATTTATAGTTGGGAAACATGTCCCCTTAATTCTTGGGAAAGAGAGATTCCTGTCGCGATGGAAAATGAAAGGTCTTGTTTCGGGTTCCGTAAAAAAGAAAAGGACAATGGAAATTTTCCAGGACCCAAATTGACCTGTATAAATTCTTTTCTATCCAAATTgcccatatatatatttttttataaccaGATAGACACTAATATATTCGAGTGAGCTCTATTTTAAAAGGTAGAATTTTTTTAATCATTGGGAATTAGCCAGTTATCAGACAGGAAATTCCTCTTTGAACAAAATTGTTAAGCATATCCAAAAAGAAAGGTCACTTTAGGTGTTAAAAGCCAAAACCCTAGAATGTATAACATAAAAGAACAAGTAACTTGTAGCAGCTTTGCATTAGATACAGGACTTATTAGTTGTTTTCCATAGTGGCGATTAAATGGTTGGAGACAAAGAATGGAAAAGGACCCATGGCCGCAGCCAACAAGACCTCGACAATCTAAAAACAGTTGCCTCAAACCCTAAAGTCTGTAAGCACCACAGACTTAAGTCATGCTATTAACCATCGTTATAAGCAGGATAAATGAAAATCATTACATTCTGATAAAGCAAATGAAGATGCATACAAACCTCTATTGCAATCAAATAATAGCGTATTGCAACATCGATATTGTCTTTTTCCTGCATACAATAGAAGCCAAATAAATCATATCAATGTTCAATCACAAAAACAAAAAGTTAGCAACTAGGAGCACTAATACAACCATACCTTCCAAGCATTTGCCATATTTCCATAGCACTCAGCAAAGTGTGGGTTAACGCGGAGGgcttcttcattttttgcaatgCACGTATCAAAATCATGCAACTAAAACAAAGAAAATTCAAATGCTTTACTTAAATCTATGGGCATAAATACACGCAAGATAAAGGAGGCACCATGAATATAAAGCACTGTCCAAGAAAACATACCTGATAATATATGGCCCCCAAAAGAAGAAGATTATCAGTGCGCTGGGGATTTCTCTCATACACTGCCTTGCTATGCTCTAGAGCCTGTTTATAGTTTCCAGCTTTGTAGTTCTGATGAGCAAGAGTTAAAAGTGTGTCCTCGTCAACTGTGGCACAAGAAATACAGATGTCAAAAgaaatatagagagagagagagagaaagagtgtGCATGTACCAGCAATGCGTGCATAACAAAATATTCAGCTGACAGCAGACTCCACGACCTAAAAGTGAATATTGTAATTATATATATCAACCTTGTAGCTATCTGAAAACCTAAAGTTGATGACAATTAAAAGCCCTCAAGTCATGATTCAATGAATCAATGACTCcaatttttcttttctcctttttttgtCCTTGATAAGGACATAAGGTTTCAATTCTTTAAAAGTGGAAAATCATTAAAAATATTGAATATGATATTTTTAATTAACATGTTACTCGCAATTAAAACTCTCAAGAATTAAGAAACTTTTATTATATCATGTAACTCAAAACTACTATCGTACGAAACCTCTTGTACATTGTCAATCCAACAAATTTAAACAAAGCTAATTTTCTTATCTTTCTTGTCAGCATAGTAGTACCAGAGCCTCTGAAATGTTGGTATTAACTTAACTAGCTTCTGCCACCAGAGAATAATGCTGCCTTCTCGGCTAAAAATCTTCTCCCTTTTATAATTTTTCTATTATTGTATCTTTTCACTCAACATTTAGTGGCAGTCCTATTCCCAGGGAGCATTGTAGCAACACAGCGCCTCTTTTCGGGATCCTTCTTGCAGCCTTTTGACCACTTTCTCAACCTTTCTTCAATGACATACCAGGCAAAAAAATCCCCAAACTTCTTTATACACTCTTTGTCACATCTTATGTGaaaaaagtcaatatttgggaaGTCAAATAGTTTCTTCTTTGACTACAATTTTCTCAACCTCTTTTTAAGTATTTTGAATTATTAAGTATGCTGACTTATGGTACGTTTCACATAGTTTATAAatatgtgaattttatttcaaAAGACTTGAAGAATCTATGCCAAATTTACACAGAACTGTTTGGATGTCCAAAGATCTCAATTTTATCCTATCAGTGGTTAATTTAACTAAGGCATCTATCATTGTTGGACACAAGTATCAATAATAATGACATCAGTCAACCCAAGCCCATGGCCATTACCTATCCGCATGATAAATTGGAATTAAAAGCAAACCTAGTTATGCTAATTCCCGTAATACCACCAAGTCCTCCAACAGCTGAATCCGTACTCACCCTTAGCCTCCTCCACCTCATTCTCTTACTCTCTGTCTAACATGATGCTGTTATTTCTCGAGAAGTAAGACGACAA
This sequence is a window from Nicotiana tomentosiformis chromosome 5, ASM39032v3, whole genome shotgun sequence. Protein-coding genes within it:
- the LOC104113943 gene encoding probable UDP-N-acetylglucosamine--peptide N-acetylglucosaminyltransferase SEC, with the translated sequence MMLSLQSDPRQQYQQQLLISRVSHDGVTVGDPRTDSSFPFYTESALSSVNIKSELSREVDEDTLLTLAHQNYKAGNYKQALEHSKAVYERNPQRTDNLLLLGAIYYQLHDFDTCIAKNEEALRVNPHFAECYGNMANAWKEKDNIDVAIRYYLIAIELRPNFADAWSNLAGAYMRKGRLSEAAQCCRQALALNPRLVDAHSNLGNLMKAQGLVQEAYNCYVEALRIQPTFSVAWSNLASLFMDAGDLNRALQYYKEAVKLKPNFSDAYLNMGNVYKALGMLQEAIMCYQRALLVRPDYAMAFGNLATVYYEQGNLEMAMLNYRRAITCDAGFLEAYNNLGNALKDAGRVEEAIHCYRQCLSLQPNHPQALTNLGNIYMEWNMSSAAAQCYKATLAVTTGLSAPFNNLAIIYKQQGNYAEAISCYNEVLRIDPISADGLVNRGNTYKEIGRVNEAIQDYMRAITIRPNMAEAHANLASSYKDSGNVEAAIKSYRQALMLRPDFPEATCNLLHTLQCVCDWDDREKMFIEVEGILRKQIKMSVIPSVQPFHAIAYPLDPLLALEISCKYAQHCSVIAARFSLPPFSHPPPLPIKGGGRSGRLRVGYVSSDFGNHPLSHLMGSVFGMHDRENVEVFCYALSPNDGTEWRLRIQSEAEHFIDVSSLTSDVIARMINEDQIQILINLNGYTKGARNEIFAMQPAPIQVSYMGFPGTTGANYIHYLVSDEFVSPTRYSHIYSEKLVHLPHCYFVNDYKQRNLDVLDPSCQPRRSDYGLPEDKFIFACFNQLYKMDPEIFKTWCNILKRVPNSALWLLRFPAAGEMRVRAHAAAQGVQPDQIIFTDVAMKQEHIRRSSLADLCLDTPLCNAHTTGTDVLWAGLPMITLPLEKMATRVAGSLCLATGVGEEMVVSSMKEYEEKAVSLALNRPKLQDLTNRLKAVRLSCPLFDTGRWVRNLERSYFKMWNLYCSGQHPQPFKVTENDMEFPYDR